The proteins below are encoded in one region of Aspergillus nidulans FGSC A4 chromosome III:
- a CDS encoding uncharacterized protein (transcript_id=CADANIAT00005558): protein MVYPGRPSSGCQTCRTRRIKCDETRPHCNACVRSGRECPGYPHPLDIVLRPQKAFNRKNPAMVAQRSTTDNDIDTKADKSRSCGLRPLPCLPVTSGSTTFPQVPGGLYLPMEDTVTAFFFNSYIYTPRDPLIRPGSMEYLPQLYAAAPFDSHLRLSALAVAFFCVAAWTRQENLVWRAQQCFGMALARTRSALQGDIERDYDNILMTLMLLYLYEEFISIKENKPSPKHHLRGAVALINCCSPERRKLPLSDTLTNAIQGEIVYSAVDERCPLLQTPKSWPLSEGIPELASSRLMMIATPFVKLRERWMKFFARADTANIEETEAILSEARTFDDRFLGWTYSLPKHWYPMPAAFFPQSVRDAGAYEGRCDCYTDVWIAETWNNYRIFRLSVQNLIYRCLSLLPNRTDEIESTLRTTRALATDICASVPFYLGSQTGSMRITDSRVEYPAAEPKHSRQQAPLIGGWFIRPALDTLCSMENLPEDLVEWARGQSIASPTLILANSQRQPNSASTSADRRLGLTNKMVFSWFRSNQTPTTTTSPSSSVEPESPLQHLTPTSVEPTLTEAPLVKPTAGTDDLPKLWTPSTNKKLFFGGAVFFALSLLTTRRALVRRFKATIPPYYTSSVYHKPEVNGGMEAFEALHLATINVLSFSMMASGGVLWAMGVNSVEDIRAYVKKRMAAGDRELSQTDKEMEKEVEEWVMKYLGKRIENGKLKDLSEPKGST from the exons ATGGTCTACCCCGGGCGACCAAGCAGCGGCTGCCAGACATGCCGCACCAGACGCATCAAA TGCGATGAAACACGCCCTCATTGTAATGCCTGTGTGCGCTCGGGTAGAGAATGCCCTGGCTATCCGCACCCTCTGGACATCGTGCTGCGGCCCCAGAAAGCATTCAATCGCAAGAACCCAGCTATGGTGGCTCAGCGCTCTACAACAGACAATGACATAGACACAAAGGCAGACAAGTCGAGATCTTGTGGATTACGTCCACTTCCCTGTTTACCCGTAACATCAGGATCTACCACTTTTCCGCAGGTCCCTGGTGGCCTATATCTCCCCATGGAAGATACTGTCACTGCATTTTTTTTCAACTCGTACATTTACACGCCCCGTGATCCATTAATCCGGCCCGGTTCAATGGAATACCTCCCCCAACTATACGCGGCCGCTCCCTTTGATTCACATTTGCGCCTGAGCGCGCTAGCTGTCGCTTTCTTCTGCGTGGCTGCCTGGACTCGCCAGGAGAATTTAGTTTGGCGTGCGCAACAGTGCTTTGGGATGGCACTTGCTCGCACGCGAAGTGCGCTACAAGGTGATATTGAACGTGACTATGACAATATCCTCATGACGTTGATGCTTCTTTATCTTTATGAG GAATTCATTTCGATCAAAGAGAACAAGCCCTCACCGAAGCATCATTTGCGTGGTGCGGTTGCTCTAATTAACTGCTGTAGCCCTGAACGCCGGAAGTTGCCCTTGTCAGATACATTGACCAATGCGATACAGGGAGAGATT GTATATTCCGCCGTCGATGAAAGATGCCCGCTGCTTCAAACACCAAAGAGCTGGCCGCTCTCAGAGGGTATTCCAGAGCTGGCTTCTTCACGGCTGATGATGATCGCAACCCCGTTCGTCAAACTGCGGGAGCGCTGGATGAAATTCTTTGCTCGCGCCGACACTGCAAATATTGAGGAGACTGAGGCGATCCTCTCGGAAGCCCGCACCTTCGACGACCGATTCCTTGGCTGGACCTACTCCCTCCCTAAACACTGGTACCCCATGCCTGCCGCGTTCTTCCCGCAATCCGTCCGGGACGCAGGAGCCTACGAGGGCCGCTGCGACTGCTACACGGACGTCTGGATCGCTGAGACATGGAATAACTACCGCATATTCCGGCTCTCCGTTCAAAACCTCATATACCGCTGTTTATCCCTTCTGCCCAACCGCACGGACGAGATCGAGTCCACTCTCCGAACGACCCGTGCATTGGCGACGGATATCTGCGCCAGCGTGCCGTTTTACCTTGGAAGCCAGACAGGCTCGATGCGGATCACTGATAGTCGAGTTGAGTATCCGGCGGCAGAACCGAAACATTCACGCCAACAAGCGCCGCTAATAGGCGGATGGTTCATTAGGCCGGCGCTGGATACGCTTTGCTCTATGGAGAACCTGCCTGAGGACCTAGTGGAGTGGGCGAGGGGACAG TCAATTGCTTCACCTACTCTGATTCTCGCAAACAGTCAACGCCAGCCAAACTCCGCCTCCACTAGCGCCGACAGGCGGCTTGGACTTACCAA CAAAATGGTCTTCTCGTGGTTTCGCTCGAATCAAACAcctaccaccaccacctccccctcctcctcggtagaACCAGAATCGCCACTTCAACATTTAACACCTACATCAGTCGAACCGACCCTGACGGAAGCACCACTTGTCAAACCCACAGCCGGCACAGACGATCTTCCCAAGCTCTGGACGCCGTCCACAAACAAGaagcttttcttcggcggcgCAGTCTTTTTCGCGCTTTCACTGCTCACGACGCGCCGTGCGCTAGTCCGACGCTTCAAAGCCACAATCCCACCGTACTATACCTCCTCAGTCTACCATAAGCCCGAAGTAAATGGCGGAATGGAAGCATTTGAAGCCTTGCACTTGGCAACGATCAATGTACTCAGCTTTTCGATGATGGCGAGCGGGGGCGTGCTGTGGGCGATGGGCGTCAACTCGGTTGAGGATATTCGGGCATATGTGAAGAAAAGGATGGCTGCGGGTGACCGAGAGCTTAGTCAAACTgacaaggagatggagaaggaggttgaggagtgGGTGATGAAGTATTTGGGGAAGAGGATCGAGAATGGGAAGTTGAAGGATTTGAGTGAGCCGAAGGGGTCTACGTAA
- a CDS encoding uncharacterized protein (transcript_id=CADANIAT00005560), translating into MKFQMLLFFVSLVLAQVTSVALSIDGSDAVESTGFLESNTGTGYLVKRKNVLNFCSRASDCAENEACQLFVCVESNHSQAQPDTEDEGNCKTDEDCGEGAECMGGFCIDRDVTVEASLTGDAMCQKDKDCGSVGRCLNGLCLAPSKLRFARRSPQLVCHTDRDCASPSGPGHCTHGGICIAPPINKVEARSPQIQCRTDQDCASPHGPGQCIAGGICIAPTRQLETRSPQVQCHTDQDCASPDGPGYCIGGGICVADPPSQFLVESAAADV; encoded by the exons ATGAAATTTCAGATGCTTCTGTTCTTTGTGTCTCTGGTTCTGGCCCAGGTCACTTCTGTTGCTTTGTCCATCGATGGCTCTGATGCCGTTGAGTCCACTG GCTTCCTCGAATCGAACACTGGAACCGGCTATCTTGTCAAGCGCAAAAACGTATTGAATTTCTGCAGCCGTGCTAGTGATTGTGCTGAGAATGAAGCCTGTCAGCTCTTCGTGTGTGTTGAGTCTAACCACAGCCAGGCCCAACCCGACACTGAGGATGAGGGGAACTGCAAGACCGACGAGGACTGCGGTGAAGGTGCTGAATGCATGGGCGGCTTCTGTATCGATCGTGACGTTACAGTTGAGGCATCCCTAACGGGTGATGCCATGTGTCAGAAGGACAAAGACTGCGGTAGTGTTGGCAGATGTCTTAACGGCCTTTGCCTCGCACCGTCCAAATTACGTTTCGCTCGTCGGTCTCCTCAGCTTGTCTGCCACACCGATCGTGACTGTGCCAGCCCTTCGGGACCTGGTCACTGCACTCACGGAGGCATCTGTATTGCTCCTCCTATCAATAAGGTCGAAGCCCGCTCCCCTCAAATTCAGTGCCGTACCGACCAAGACTGCGCTAGTCCCCATGGGCCTGGACAGTGTATAGCTGGTGGCATCTGTATTGCGCCCACTCGTCAGCTTGAGACTCGATCGCCTCAAGTTCAATGCCATACCGATCAAGACTGTGCTAGTCCTGATGGGCCCGGATACTGCATTGGCGGCGGAATTTGCGTCGCAGATCCTCCCTCGCAGTTCCTCGTCgagtctgcagctgctgatgtGTGA
- a CDS encoding uncharacterized protein (transcript_id=CADANIAT00005562): MAEPISLASGLLALATFAFQSSVSLYDTVKSFHSHPTRVRQLIEELEALSGVLGPLVDRVQATNDTDLSALNLPLLSCGKACKLFQKEIMKCAGRSSATRTSFRDWAKLKYMGDDVDGFRRVLAAYKSTITIALTDANLQKSTVTAETLKNYESLIKTAKEDLEDHLAAIDEKLEFMLRKAVTGSDEDSLELQRIKEERLSAEKCLQICDQLSDHISQIQISPASNDSTSPYDPGAFPERLTSAALQECKSSLEHTSAKLHKHIHSLIDRLIVKSASGTTSQEDLTDLARLRDEWEMTRQCIDICSKADNHFKETITTVDNYATGDAVQFMVSTDGQVIHGRNHGLGWRSRQVGGHLNDTSLQQLSRDFTTINIHHTTNTDSSSPKNTPATADDTASSESASEFDRRYGRGSQLTPKSAPNITTSWKSSMESGLGRASKS, encoded by the exons ATGGCAGAACCTATAAGTCTTGCGTCTGGGTTATTAGCTCTCGCCACTTTCGCCTTCCAGTCGAGCGTTAGCCTCTACGACACGGTCAAAAGCTTTCATTCGCATCCAACACGCGTGCGTCAGCTGatagaagagcttgaagccTTAAGTGGGGTTCTGGGACCGCTTGTCGATAGGGTCCAGGCCACTAATGATACAGATCTCTCTGCGCTCAATCTTCCTCTACTAAGTTGCGGCAAGGCATGCAAGCTCTTTCAAAAAGAAATTATGAAATGTGCTGGACGGTCTAGTGCTACTCGAACCAGCTTTCGCGATTGGGCAAAGTTGAAGTACATGGGTGATGACGTAGATGGTTTCAGGAGAGTATTAGCAGCATATAAGTCGACCATTACCATTGCTCTAACGGACGCAAACCT TCAAAAATCCACGGTTACGGCGGAAACCCTTAAGAATTATGAAAGTCTCATCAAGACCGCAAAGGAAGATCTCGAGGATCATCTTGCAGCTATTGACGAGAAGTTAGAGTTTATGCTAAGAAAGGCCGTAACAGGATCTGATGAAGACTCGTTGGAACTTCAACGAATAAAAGAAGAGCGGCTGAGCGCGGAGAAATGCCTTCAAATATGCGACCAACTGTCTGATCATATCAGTCAGATTCAGATCTCACCCGCTAGCAATGACTCTACTAGTCCTTATGACCCCGGCGCATTTCCCGAAAGGCTCACCAGTGCGGCTTTGCAGGAATGCAAAAGTAGCCTCGAGCATACATCCGCAAAGTTACACAAGCACATACACAGTCTAATTGATCGATTAATAGTGAAATCGGCATCGGGAACGACGTCACAGGAGGATTTGACGGATCTTGCCAGGCTGCGAGATGAATGGGAAATGACTCGCCAGTGTATTGATATCTGCTCCAAAGCAGATAACCATTTCAAAGAAACCATCACAACAGTGGACAATTACGCCACGGGCGATGCCGTACAGTTCATGGTCTCAACTGATGGGCAGGTCATCCACGGGAGAAATCACGGACTTGGGTGGAGGTCAAGACAGGTTGGAGGGCACCTTAACGACACCTCTCTACAGCAGTTGTCCAGAGATTTTACGACTATAAATATCCACCATACTACGAATACCGACTCATCCTCGCCCAAGAATACACCTGCAACTGCGGACGATACGGCCTCGAGTGAATCCGCTTCAGAATTTGATAGACGATATGGGCGAGGATCTCAACTCACCCCAAAATCTGCTCCGAACATAACTACATCTTGGAAGAGCTCGATGGAAAGCGGGCTTGGTCGAGCATCGAAGAGCTAG
- a CDS encoding putative G-patch domain protein (transcript_id=CADANIAT00005559) → MSHLQPEDTRYLPGPPPRPFPRRDDRDGRMYDDNSPSRSRSPGGPSHTPPRGPAADRRRDYSRGHSGSRSRYRSRDRDEFRRRSSRSPPRRPRHGYRDRDREGYRSRSRSRSYSRSRSRSPRRGRSYYGQESREVMMDGLPVDMVEEDVGQLLPSLSAQTQYPKVALQAFISRELKDFYHIDGLEEVRVIRDRQTRISRQLGFLRFRSLNHSRAFMEQNFPTIYLCGPSAQDDRGTKVRIAYSREKEDRAKARAEGDWTCKMCSIVNYSTRHKCFRCQAPRPDAGPTGPPGIAPPKVKNHGDNDAAPENQPSQFLLFRGLETSVTEELLAKGVAKLYRPNSDGNSANQKKGAKVASTTGDSNLGAREGSIRRVLLVRDRRTNESWRYGFAEFATIQDAQAAISRLHSFEKFTISSRPVMVSYIHAGVFVPVMNPSESTEKFTFSPLNNPAMKLMYWDEDAYVMELTVSTEPAPQGSDKPAAQQEGKAKEASDKAKKRKADAASSASGTKKMAMPSHLQFWSNRHAELHGIKKDPEGKGSADQNSSDEAAAPPRQSYADPNRNCCYLCMRQFKTMAEVNRHERLSQLHRGNLQKDEVVAKATNKLIKHGIIPQPPEYRDRARERRQAFGRSKNATAKPAPPPEREPSPPVQTTSKGASLLSKMGWSAGTGLGAQGTGMTAPITTEVYAQGVGLGAQGGKLGEASEEAARNTRNRYDEFLEKTRQTARERYEQLGK, encoded by the exons ATGTCTCATCTGCAACCTGAAGATACCAGGTATCTCCCTGGCCCGCCTCCTCGGCCGTTCCCTCGCAGGGACGACCGGGATGGCCGCATGTATGACGACAACTCTCCATCCCGTTCTCGTTCACCTGGCG GTCCATCTCACACTCCCCCTCGAGGCCCCGCAGCCGACAGAAGACGCGACTACTCCCGAGGCCATTCCGGCTCTCGATCTCGATACCGAAGTCGAGACCGCGATGAGTTCCGACGACGATCCTCAAGGTCACCTCCGCGACGGCCACGGCACGGCTACCGCGATCGCGATCGCGAAGGTTATCGCTCacgcagccgaagccgaagtTACAGTCGCAGCCGGAGTCGAAGCCCGCGACGCGGTCGGTCATATTACGGACAAGAGAGCAGAGAGGTCATGATGGACGGTTTACCGGTGGACATGGTGGAAGAAGACGTTGGACAACTCCTTCCCTCCCTTTCTGCCCAAACTCAGTATCCCAAAGTTGCGCTGCAAGCTTTC ATTTCGAGAGAATTGAAAGATTTCTATCATATTGATGGTCTGGAGGAAGTGCGCGTCATTCGAGATCGGCAAACCA GAATATCTCGACAGTTGGGCTTTCTTCGATTCAGAAGTCTCAACCACTCTCGCGCCTTTATGGAACAAAACTTTCCAACAATATATTTGTGCGGACCGAGCGCGCAGGATGATCGAGGAACCAAGGTCCGCATTGCATACAGtcgggagaaagaggatcGTGCCAAGGCTAGAGCTGAGGGGGATTGGACCTGCAAAATG TGCTCTATTGTCAACTATTCCACCCGGCATAAGTGTTTCCGATGTCAAGCCCCACGTCCAG ATGCTGGACCAACCGGGCCCCCGGGTATAGCTCCGCCAAAGGTGAAGAACCATGGCGACAACGATGCAGCGCCCGAAAATCAGCCCTCTCAATTCCTGCTGTTCCGTGGGCTCGAAACCTCCGTGACTGAAGAGCTCTTGGCTAAGGGTGTGGCCAAACTATATCGTCCGAATTCAGACGGCAACTCTGCAAATCAGAAGAAAGGAGCCAAGGTGGCATCGACTACTGGCGACTCTAACCTAGGCGCTCGGGAAGGCTCAATCCGGCGTGTTCTGCTGGTCCGAGATCGCAGGACTAACGAGAGCTGGCGATATGGGTTTGCCGAGTTTGCTACAATCCAG GATGCTCAAGCGGCTATTTCGCGGCTTCATTCGTTTGAGAAATTCACCATCTCATCCCGCCCAGTAATGGTCAGCTACATTCACGCAGGCGTTTTTGTGCCGGTCATGAACCCGTCTGAAAGTACCGAGAAATTTACCTTCAGCCCTCTAAACAATCCAGCTATGAAACTCATGTACTGGGATGAGGACGCATACGTTATGGAGCTCACAGTGTCAACCGAGCCTGCGCCACAAGGAAGTGATAAACCAGcagcccagcaagaaggcaAAGCTAAAGAGGCGTCTGAtaaggcgaagaagagaaaggccgATGCTGCATCCAGCGCCTCAGGGACAAAGAAGATGGCCATGCCGTCCCATCTTCAGTTCTGGAGCAACCGTCATGCGGAATTGCACGGAATCAAAAAAGACCCTGAGGGTAAGGGTTCTGCTGATCAGAATTCGTCGgatgaagcagcagctccacCCCGCCAGTCGTACGCTGACCCGAACCGGAACTGCTGCTATCTTTGTATGCGTCAATTCAAAACTATGGCCGAGGTTAATCGCCACGAACGCCTGAGTCAGCTCCATCGGGGCAATCTGCAGAAAGACGAAGTCGTCGCCAAAGCTACGAACAAGCTCATCAAACACGGCATCATCCCCCAACCGCCCGAATACAGAGACCGCGCGCGCGAGCGTCGCCAGGCATTCGGTCGTTCCAAGAACGCCACGGCCAAACCCGCTCCGCCGCCAGAGCGTGAACCATCCCCGCCGGTTCAGACAACGTCCAAGGGCGCTTCGCTTCTCAGCAAAATGGGCTGGTCGGCTGGCACTGGGCTGGGTGCTCAAGGTACAGGAATGACAGCGCCCATAACAACAGAAGTCTACGCGCAGGGCGTTGGATTAGGAGCCCAAGGCGGGAAACTCGGCGAAGCCAGCGAGGAAGCGGCCCGCAACACCCGCAACCGATACGACGAGTTTTTGGAAAAGACACGACAAACAGCGCGGGAGCGGTACGAACAGCTGGGGAAGTGA
- a CDS encoding uncharacterized protein (transcript_id=CADANIAT00005561), whose amino-acid sequence MSRFDQLELYFADIRLAHDHRTWDRDKYDYG is encoded by the exons ATGTCAAGGTTCGACCAGCTAGAGCTATATTTTGCCGATATCAG GCTGGCTCATGATCACAGGACGTGGGACCGTGACAAGTATGACTATGGTTAA
- a CDS encoding DUF3433 domain-containing protein (transcript_id=CADANIAT00005557), translated as MLAPAAGNVSLRTVSSSRPQLIRTESQQSAAASDDYYSFSSRTPTSRSASGGSRTTVVRYATPNSHPVSRTSSPAVSRTLLAPPAALSRAEHSPIRQAEQRETFVTQIDSTTQSSEGRNAHLGLSMDGASSEPVRDSYAGREPTPGMDDSPYIRFAINQLTREGEDDDPRRSEESGYESTPPDRLVWDGSLGHFVRAVTPAPQQQSPQRDPQTSVDPEAFVAIEPPEGNLIYPALDFVPVVLRPWALSIAIFCVLLMIAGIAFSNVWSEDHDGVWGYNGRSGARYFVVQFLPQILGIIISISTFVIQAAVYRAMPFVIMASERPYKSVLQGLPIVSKSFLLPDFSHFMHGEALVGFSLLTIWISNFIAVPLLSCFFQVKWFVIDGEGSWRWAAVRPVGWTLIAVYGLLAIGLLTLLLRFLRTWSGLMWDPVCLADLITIIQRSNVLPDFEYTETATNVGELLKSRPLRLGYWQLSQGRHPEIFYGMGEAGGTVGNPSLHTPPRNSREHLSKVSFDAERQSMTGKDGYEELYSSAVRYRWAPWFLRKPAVIVWTVIICALFVAFVVVSFVNGGVEEGFPPHLSTRPSSTAFSSSNFLYSFIPALIGNLLFLAWQHIDVYFRALQPYVMLSSPEGATAEQSLLLAYSSLPPLHVTITAIINKHYKVAWISLLSVLSGAIPILAGGVFIALTYPENTIKITPLMSAFYAIVAFCAIYTVSFLAVWPGRRRYLPHSISTLADQISFLYQSPLLSDKLLREPRSKTDLVTRLVIAPPGNKDYPTYGFGIYVGRDGREHLGIDRYSRPGRADMLITTNSMK; from the exons ATGCTTGCGCCGGCAGCTGGGAATGTGAGCTTGAGAACAGTCAGCT CAAGCCGACCACAGCTGATTCGCACCGAATCGCAACAATCCGCTGCGGCTTCAGACGATTACTACTCCTTCTCCAGCCGCACACCCACCAGCCGCTCAGCGAGCGGCGGCAGCCGAACTACAGTAGTGCGATATGCAACACCGAACTCCCATCCCGTATCGCGCACTTCATCCCCGGCCGTGTCTCGAACGCTCCTAGCGCCGCCCGCTGCTCTTTCGCGTGCAGAACACAGCCCGATACGACAAGCGGAACAGCGAGAAACCTTCGTGACGCAGATCGACAGCACAACCCAGTCATCCGAGGGTAGAAACGCTCATCTCGGCTTATCTATGGACGGGGCCAGCAGTGAGCCCGTAAGGGACAGCTATGCGGGGCGAGAGCCGACGCCGGGGATGGACGATTCGCCGTACATTCGGTTTGCTATCAACCAGCTCACccgagaaggagaggacgatgatcCGAGAAGGTCTGAAGAAAGCGGGTATGAATCGACCCCTCCCGATCGTTTGGTCTGGGACGGCAGCTTGGGCCATTTTGTTCGCGCCGTGACGCCTGcaccgcagcagcaatcacCGCAGAGGGACCCGCAGACTTCAGTAGACCCGGAGGCATTTGTTGCCATTGAGCCACCAGAGGGGAACCTTATCTACCCAGCGCTGGACTTTGTGCCTGTTGTGCTTCGGCCGTGGGCGCTTAGCATAGCTATCTTTTGTGTTCTGCTGATGATCGCTGGAATTGCGTTCAGCAATGTTTGGTCCGAAGACCACGACGGGGTCTGGGGGTACAATGGACGGAGTGGTGCGCGGTACTTTGTTGTGCAATTTCTCCCGCAAATTCTAGGGATCATTATATCGATTTCGACATTCGTTATTCAGGCCGCTGTATATCGCGCAATGCCTTTTGTGATTATGGCGTCTGAGCGGCCGTACAAAAGTGTCTTACAGGGTCTGCCGATTGTGTCAAAGAGTTTCTTACTGCCGGACTTTTCGCATTTCATGCATGGCGAGGCGTTAGTGGGGTTTTCCTTGCTCACAATATGGATTTCCAACTTCATCGCGGTGCCACTACtgagctgcttcttccaggtAAAATGGTTTGTTATAGATGGTGAAGGAAGTTGGCGCTGGGCTGCAGTAAGGCCTGTTGGTTGGACATTGATAGCGGTTTACGGTCTGCTCGCAATAGGGCTTCTAACGCTATTGCTACGGTTCCTTCGCACCTGGTCGGGATTGATGTGGGATCCTGTTTGTCTTGCAGACTTGatcaccatcatccagcGGTCGAATGTGCTGCCTGATTTTGAATATACGGAGACTGCTACCAACGTCGGCGAATTGTTGAAGTCGAGACCACTTCGACTGGGCTATTGGCAGCTCTCTCAGGGACGACACCCGGAGATCTTTTACGGTAtgggagaagctggcggaaCAGTTGGTAACCCATCCCTGCATACTCCGCCTAGAAACAGCCGAGAACATTTGTCAAAAGTCTCGTTTGATGCCGAGAGACAAAGCATGACTGGCAAAGATGGGTACGAAGAACTTTATTCGTCGGCTGTTCGCTACCGATGGGCGCCATGGTTTTTACGGAAGCCAGCTGTTATTGTGTGGACTGTGATAATCTGTGCGCTATTCGTTGCATTTGTCGTTGTCAGTTTCGTGAACGGTGGGGTTGAGGAAGGCTTCCCTCCACATCTGTCGACTAGGCCGTCGTCAACCGCCTTTTCGTCCTCTAATTTCCTATACAGTTTCATTCCAGCCCTGATCGGGAATCTTTTGTTCCTTGCTTGGCAACATATCGACGTCTACTTCCGTGCGCTGCAGCCTTATGTCATGCTGTCTTCTCCCGAGGGTGCCACTGCGGAGCAGAGCTTATTGCTGGCATATTCTTCCCTCCCACCTCTGCATGTCACCATCACGGCGATCATCAACAAACATTACAAAGTCGCCTGGATATCTCTTTTGAGCGTCCTCTCTGGTGCCATTCCGATTTTGGCTGGCGGCGTCTTTATTGCCCTTACCTACCCAGAGAACACGATTAAAATCACGCCGCTAATGTCTGCTTTTTACGCCATCGTGGCGTTCTGTGCCATTTATACGGTTTCTTTTCTGGCTGTCTGGCCCGGACGCCGTCGCTATCTGCCTCACAGCATCAGCACCCTAGCTGATCAAATCAGTTTCCTATACCAGAGCCCTCTGCTTTCGGACAAGCTCTTGCGGGAGCCACGCAGCAAGACCGACCTTGTCACCCGGTTAGTTATCGCGCCGCCAGGGAACAAGGATTATCCCACGTACGGTTTTGGTATTTACGTGGGTCGTGATGGCAGAGAGCATCTCGGTATTGATCGGTACAGTCGACCGGGTCGGGCCGATATGCTTATTACGACGAATTCGATGAAGTAA
- a CDS encoding aldehyde dehydrogenase (transcript_id=CADANIAT00005563): MRGTYKNGQETPPTATTISVVNPATEEALATINATPSEAVDEIITASWKTFHSGVWSRKDPSDRFAVLSRASTLLRGRINDFVALETVQTGRPIREMRTQLARVPEWLDYFASLARVHEGRVTPFKGAVTNTLTRIPLGVVVLITPYNHPLLIAMKKIAAALAAGNVVIVKPSELAPLSVLKLGALFKEAGLPDGVLQIVSGYGRETGKYLCEHPKISKIDLTGGIATYRAIAPVAAMNMIPITAELGGKAPVCIFPSTDVETAVKAALFAGFIASGQTCVTGSRILVHKDIYDSFRSLLEKRVRALRVGDPTDEKTQIGSVISAAAIERCEAFVSRATAEGGTILCGGTRLTPTPEKKGYFFAPTVIETASTSDLANNEVFGPVLALIKCSDEDEIVRIANGTSYALGASVWSNDFTQAHSVADKIEAGIVWINGHHLNDPSSPWGGFKESGVGKENGVEAYESYTKVKSTVMNYGVKPVWFDDEVADARYG, translated from the exons ATGCGGGGTACATATAAGA ACGGTCAAGAGACTCCTCCCACCGCAACCACCATCTCCGTTGTCAACCCCGCAACAGAGGAAGCCCTCGCAACGATCAACGCAACACCCTCCGAAGCCGTCGACGAGATCATAACCGCCTCCTGGAAGACCTTCCACTCGGGCGTCTGGTCCCGAAAAGATCCCAGCGACAGATTTGCCGTTTTGTCTAGAGCTTCTACTCTCCTCCGCGGCCGCATCAATGACTTCGTTGCCCTCGAAACCGTCCAAACCGGCCGTCCCATTCGCGAAATGCGTACCCAACTGGCCCGCGTGCCTGAGTGGCTCGACTACTTTGCGTCTCTCGCTCGCGTCCACGAAGGCCGTGTGACCCCATTCAAGGGCGCCGTCACAAACACCCTTACCCGCATCCCGCTCGGCGTCGTCGTCCTGATAACGCCCTACAACCACCCGCTGCTTATCGCAATGAAGAAGATCGCTGCCGCGCTCGCGGCAGGCAACGTAGTAATTGTCAAGCCGTCTGAGCTCGCACCGCTCTCCGTCTTGAAGCTTGGTGCTCTATTCAAGGAGGCTGGCTTACCCGACGGCGTGCTGCAGATTGTATCCGGGTACGGACGAGAAACCGGAAAGTACCTCTGCGAGCACCCTAAGATCTCGAAAATTGACCTTACCGGCGGAATCGCCACATACAGAGCCATTGCCCCCGTCGCAGCAATGAACATGATCCCCATCACCGCCGAGCTGGGCGGCAAGGCCCCAGTGTGTATATTCCCGAGTACGGACGTCGAAACAGCAGTCAAGGCCGCTTTATTCGCGGGGTTCATCGCCAGTGGCCAGACCTGCGTCACTGGAAGCCGGATCCTCGTGCACAAAGACATCTACGACTCTTTCAGGTCACTACTTGAGAAGCGGGTTCGCGCCCTCCGAGTCGGTGACCCCACCGACGAGAAGACCCAGATCGGCTCCGTCATTTCCGCAGCCGCCATCGAGCGCTGCGAGGCCTTCGTCTCGCGCGCCACAGCTGAAGGGGGGACTATACTCTGTGGCGGGACAAGACTTACGCCAAcgccagagaagaaaggcTATTTCTTCGCCCCAACAGTCATCGAAACGGCCTCCACCTCCGACCTAGCCAACAATGAGGTCTTTGGGCCCGTCCTCGCGCTCATAAAATGCtcagatgaggatgagatcgTCCGAATCGCAAACGGGACATCGTATGCGCTTGGGGCGTCGGTGTGGAGCAACGACTTTACGCAAGCGCATAGTGTCGCGGATAAGATCGAGGCTGGAATTGTCTGGATCAATGGGCATCATCTGAATGACCCTTCTTCGCCGTGGGGTGGGTTTAAGGAGAGTGGTGTTGGCAAGGAGAATGGCGTCGAGGCATACGAGAGCTATACGAAGGTCAAGAGCACGGTTATGAACTACGGAGTCAAGCCGGTTTGGTTTGATGATGAGGTCGCAGATGCGCGATATGGGTAG